In a single window of the Proteiniborus ethanoligenes genome:
- the purD gene encoding phosphoribosylamine--glycine ligase, producing MKVFVIGSGAREHAIVWKLSQSKKVSRIFCAPGNGGISQLAQCVDIQPEDIDALLEFALKENIDLTVVGPEGSLVAGIVDRFSEKGLKIFGPCKKAARLEGSKKYAKEFMERFGIPTAKYSAYNNAEEAKEALKKYTFPLVIKADGLASGKGVIICNNIEEAKAAIKLVLEDKKFGDAGKEIIIEEFLQGVEASLLCLVDGKKIIPLESARDYKRLLDNDEGPNTGGMGCVSPNKILDERLLAEIKSEILDKILKGIQEEDMNFKGILFIGLMITPIGAKVLEFNVRFGDPETQVILPRLESDIVDIFQKTIDESISEEDLIWNSKTCICTVLASKGYPEAYEKGKVISGLDKVDEDIILFHAGTKKENEILTDGGRVLSVTTLAHSLEKGRNKIYHNINKIYFEGIQYRKDIGEGQS from the coding sequence ATGAAGGTATTTGTTATAGGAAGTGGTGCAAGAGAACATGCTATTGTCTGGAAGCTGTCACAAAGCAAAAAAGTATCTAGAATATTTTGTGCACCAGGTAACGGCGGAATTAGTCAGCTTGCCCAGTGTGTAGATATTCAGCCAGAGGATATAGATGCTCTTCTAGAATTTGCATTAAAAGAGAATATAGATTTAACTGTAGTAGGACCTGAGGGCTCCTTAGTAGCAGGAATAGTAGATAGATTTAGTGAAAAAGGTCTTAAAATCTTTGGACCGTGCAAAAAAGCTGCAAGACTTGAAGGAAGTAAAAAATATGCTAAAGAGTTCATGGAAAGGTTTGGAATACCTACAGCCAAGTATTCAGCATATAATAATGCTGAGGAGGCAAAGGAAGCATTAAAAAAATATACGTTTCCATTAGTAATAAAAGCAGATGGATTAGCCAGTGGAAAGGGAGTAATCATATGCAACAATATAGAAGAGGCCAAGGCGGCTATTAAGTTAGTTTTAGAGGATAAAAAATTTGGTGATGCAGGCAAGGAAATCATTATAGAGGAATTCCTACAAGGAGTAGAAGCATCCTTACTATGCTTAGTTGACGGAAAGAAAATAATACCTCTTGAAAGCGCTAGAGACTACAAAAGGCTTTTAGACAATGATGAAGGTCCTAATACAGGTGGAATGGGATGTGTTTCTCCTAATAAAATATTAGATGAAAGATTGCTGGCAGAAATAAAATCTGAAATATTGGATAAGATCTTAAAAGGAATACAAGAAGAGGATATGAACTTTAAAGGGATATTGTTTATAGGCTTGATGATAACACCTATAGGAGCTAAGGTATTAGAGTTTAATGTTAGGTTTGGAGATCCAGAAACTCAAGTTATTCTTCCAAGATTAGAAAGTGATATTGTAGATATTTTTCAAAAAACTATAGATGAGAGTATATCAGAGGAAGATTTAATATGGAATTCTAAGACATGTATTTGCACAGTATTAGCATCTAAAGGATACCCCGAGGCATATGAGAAAGGCAAGGTTATATCAGGATTAGATAAGGTAGACGAGGATATAATATTATTTCATGCAGGAACCAAAAAAGAAAATGAAATACTTACAGATGGTGGACGTGTGCTTTCTGTAACCACACTAGCCCATAGCTTAGAAAAAGGACGAAATAAAATATACCATAATATAAACAAGATTTATTTTGAAGGAATTCAATATAGAAAAGATATTGGAGAAGGACAAAGTTAA